The Carnobacterium mobile DSM 4848 genome includes a window with the following:
- the nrdG gene encoding anaerobic ribonucleoside-triphosphate reductase activating protein, translating to MKKPKPQEWLAKDFSQMKVASYKPFNFVDGEGVRCSLYVSGCLFACKGCYNKIAQNFNYGVQYTQELEDQIIEDLRQTYVQGLTLLGGEPFLNTGITIPLTKRLKEEFGATKDVWAWTGYTWEELLLESTDKLELLSYIDVLIDGRFEITKRDLSLQFRGSSNQRIIDVPQSLKTNSLVLWKQFTD from the coding sequence ATGAAGAAACCAAAACCACAAGAATGGTTGGCAAAAGATTTTAGTCAAATGAAAGTGGCAAGTTATAAACCATTTAACTTTGTTGACGGAGAAGGTGTACGATGCAGTTTATATGTAAGCGGGTGCTTATTTGCTTGTAAGGGCTGCTATAACAAGATTGCTCAAAACTTTAATTACGGTGTACAGTATACACAAGAACTAGAGGATCAAATCATAGAAGACTTAAGGCAGACATATGTGCAGGGCCTTACTCTCTTAGGCGGAGAACCCTTTTTAAATACAGGAATTACTATCCCTTTAACAAAACGTCTAAAAGAAGAATTTGGGGCCACTAAAGATGTTTGGGCTTGGACTGGCTACACTTGGGAAGAATTGCTATTAGAATCAACAGATAAGCTTGAATTGCTTTCCTATATCGATGTTTTGATCGATGGTCGTTTTGAGATAACGAAACGAGATTTGTCCTTACAATTTAGAGGCAGTTCCAACCAAAGAATCATTGATGTTCCGCAATCTTTAAAGACGAACTCGCTTGTCCTTTGGAAGCAGTTTACTGATTAA
- the nrdD gene encoding anaerobic ribonucleoside-triphosphate reductase produces MKKINSTHACDLLNKNSVVKLRVLKRDGREVAFQEEKIYAALLKAEQQLQPNSLVDSTEDLRNVMKQIKSNLSNWGRDAISADHIRAIVMQVLAAQKNTELAEVYQRFRLQTDKKQLEETDINYTIHTLLKKDPSLVNENANKDSDIFNTQRDLTAGIVGKSIGLTLLPKSVRNAHQKGDIHYHDLDYHPYSPMTNCCLIDFKQMLAKGFKIGNAEVESPKSIQTATAQMAQIIANVASSQYGGCSADRIDETLAHYAELNFKKHLTTAAEWITEEEKRHDYALKNTRKDIYDAMQSLEYEINTLFSSQGQTPFTTLGFGLGTDWYAQEIQRAILSVRINGLGKEKRTAIFPKLIYTLKRGVNLEKTDPNYDIKQLAVVCTTKRMYPDVLMYEKIVELTGSFKTPMGCRSFLQGWKDEDGMEVNSGRMNLGVVTLNLPRIALESKDNPEKFWSILDERLLICKDALVYRIKRIKEAVPSNAPILYQYGAFGKRLEKDESVDEVFKNKRATISLGYIGLYETATVFFGSAWEQNPAAKDFTLAILNHLKKQADDWSNKYGYHFSVYSTPSESLTDRFCRLDTKKFGIVPHITEKGYYTNSFHYDVRKNITPFDKIEFEKDYPKYASGGFIHYCEYPNMEQNPKALEAVWDFAYDKIGYLGTNTPIDHCYQCDFTGDFDPTEVGFKCPQCENHDPKTCDVVKRTCGYLGNPQARPMVKGRHQEIASRVKHMK; encoded by the coding sequence ATGAAAAAAATAAACTCAACACACGCTTGTGATTTACTGAACAAAAATTCAGTTGTGAAATTACGTGTGCTTAAACGTGATGGTCGAGAAGTTGCATTTCAAGAAGAAAAAATCTATGCTGCTCTTTTGAAAGCTGAACAACAACTTCAGCCAAACTCTCTAGTTGATAGCACAGAAGATTTGCGCAATGTCATGAAGCAAATTAAAAGTAACCTTTCAAATTGGGGAAGAGATGCAATTTCTGCAGATCATATTCGTGCCATTGTGATGCAGGTACTGGCTGCTCAAAAAAATACAGAACTAGCAGAAGTTTATCAACGTTTTCGGCTTCAGACTGATAAAAAGCAGCTAGAAGAAACAGATATCAACTATACAATCCATACCTTATTAAAGAAAGATCCTTCTTTAGTCAATGAAAACGCCAACAAAGATAGCGATATTTTTAATACTCAGCGTGATTTGACAGCTGGAATAGTTGGCAAATCAATCGGTTTAACTTTGTTACCCAAATCTGTTCGCAATGCTCATCAAAAAGGCGATATCCATTATCATGATTTAGACTATCACCCCTATTCGCCTATGACAAATTGCTGCTTAATCGATTTTAAACAGATGTTAGCTAAAGGTTTCAAAATTGGCAACGCTGAAGTTGAAAGTCCTAAATCTATTCAAACGGCAACAGCACAAATGGCTCAAATTATTGCAAATGTTGCTTCAAGCCAATATGGCGGATGCAGTGCTGATCGAATTGACGAAACATTAGCTCATTATGCTGAACTGAACTTTAAAAAACATTTAACAACAGCAGCAGAATGGATCACAGAAGAAGAAAAAAGACACGACTATGCTCTTAAAAATACCAGGAAAGACATATACGATGCCATGCAAAGCTTGGAATATGAAATCAATACACTCTTTTCTTCTCAAGGGCAAACTCCCTTTACTACTTTAGGGTTTGGCTTAGGAACAGATTGGTATGCTCAAGAAATTCAAAGAGCTATTTTATCCGTGCGAATCAATGGTCTTGGCAAAGAAAAAAGAACTGCTATTTTTCCTAAACTTATCTATACATTAAAACGAGGAGTAAACCTTGAAAAGACCGATCCTAATTATGATATAAAACAATTGGCGGTCGTTTGTACAACTAAAAGGATGTATCCCGATGTGCTAATGTATGAAAAAATTGTAGAATTAACTGGTAGTTTTAAAACACCTATGGGTTGCCGCTCTTTCTTACAAGGATGGAAAGATGAAGATGGCATGGAAGTAAATTCCGGTCGTATGAATTTAGGAGTAGTTACACTAAATTTGCCTCGTATTGCACTTGAATCTAAAGATAATCCAGAAAAATTCTGGTCTATCTTAGATGAACGCTTACTTATCTGTAAAGATGCTCTTGTTTATCGGATAAAGCGGATCAAAGAAGCTGTTCCAAGTAATGCCCCTATCCTTTATCAATATGGTGCTTTTGGCAAACGCCTTGAAAAAGATGAATCAGTTGATGAAGTATTTAAGAATAAGCGAGCTACCATCTCTCTTGGATACATTGGACTCTATGAAACTGCTACTGTCTTTTTCGGTTCTGCATGGGAACAAAATCCAGCAGCAAAGGATTTCACGTTGGCTATCTTAAATCATTTAAAAAAACAGGCGGATGATTGGAGCAATAAATACGGCTATCATTTCAGCGTTTATTCAACACCTAGTGAGAGCTTGACCGATCGCTTTTGTCGACTGGATACAAAAAAATTCGGCATTGTGCCTCACATTACCGAAAAAGGATATTATACCAATAGTTTTCATTATGATGTCAGGAAAAACATTACTCCCTTTGACAAAATAGAGTTTGAAAAAGACTACCCTAAATATGCTAGCGGCGGCTTTATTCACTACTGTGAATATCCAAATATGGAGCAAAACCCCAAAGCATTAGAAGCTGTCTGGGATTTTGCTTATGATAAAATTGGTTATTTAGGTACTAATACGCCCATCGATCACTGTTATCAGTGTGATTTCACAGGTGATTTTGATCCTACAGAAGTTGGTTTTAAATGTCCACAATGTGAGAATCATGATCCTAAAACCTGTGATGTCGTAAAGCGCACTTGCGGTTATCTAGGCAACCCTCAAGCTAGACCGATGGTAAAAGGGCGTCATCAAGAAATAGCCTCACGTGTCAAACATATGAAGTAA
- the rpsD gene encoding 30S ribosomal protein S4, producing the protein MSRYTGPSWKVSRRLGISLSGTGKEIERRPYAPGPHGPNSRKKLTEYGLQLQEKQKLRNMYGMNERQFKNLFTKAGKIKEGKVGDNFMILLEQRLDNVVYRLGFATTRRQARQLVNHGHILVDGKRVDIPSYSVSVGQVISVREKSKNMEIITSAVESLFGRPEFVSFDAEKLEGSLNRLPLREELYAEIDESFIVEFYNR; encoded by the coding sequence ATGTCACGTTATACAGGTCCAAGTTGGAAAGTTTCACGCCGTTTAGGTATCTCACTTTCTGGCACAGGTAAAGAAATTGAACGCCGTCCTTACGCACCAGGTCCTCATGGTCCTAACAGCCGTAAGAAATTAACAGAATACGGTTTACAATTACAAGAAAAACAAAAATTACGTAATATGTATGGAATGAACGAACGCCAATTTAAAAACTTATTTACTAAAGCTGGTAAAATTAAAGAAGGTAAAGTTGGGGACAACTTTATGATCTTATTAGAACAACGTTTAGACAATGTTGTTTACCGCTTAGGCTTCGCAACTACTCGTCGTCAAGCTCGTCAATTAGTAAACCATGGTCACATCCTTGTGGATGGCAAACGTGTAGATATCCCATCTTACAGCGTTTCAGTTGGTCAAGTCATTTCTGTTCGTGAAAAATCTAAAAACATGGAAATCATCACTTCTGCTGTTGAATCTTTATTCGGCCGTCCAGAATTCGTTAGTTTCGATGCTGAAAAATTAGAAGGTTCATTGAATCGCTTACCATTACGTGAAGAATTATACGCTGAAATCGACGAATCATTTATCGTTGAATTCTACAACCGTTAA
- the macP gene encoding cell wall synthase accessory phosphoprotein MacP — MDQKTRAELRKIKEQEEKEAKKRAKEREKVEKSYQKQMEKEGKVTKSRKTENDKYRSVDKLLTKAIIVVSLLLVIVLIIVFLI; from the coding sequence ATGGATCAAAAAACAAGAGCGGAATTGCGTAAAATAAAAGAACAAGAAGAAAAAGAAGCAAAAAAAAGAGCTAAAGAACGTGAAAAAGTTGAAAAATCTTATCAGAAACAAATGGAAAAAGAAGGTAAAGTAACGAAAAGCCGTAAAACAGAAAATGATAAATACCGCAGTGTGGACAAGTTATTGACAAAAGCGATTATTGTAGTTTCCTTGTTGTTGGTTATAGTGCTGATCATTGTTTTTTTAATCTGA
- a CDS encoding NUDIX hydrolase — translation MDFVEKTVNKELIYKGNITEYWVEKVLLPNGKKADREIVKHDGAVAIMPFTADGKMVFVKQFRKAIEKTILEIPAGKIDATDKEPAETGKRELEEETGFRAARFELETSFYTSPGFTNELVYIYRAEGLTKVDQPLAQDEDEFIEILTLSFEEAWEAYEQQLIIDSKTVFALFYWKLTRQTKN, via the coding sequence ATGGATTTTGTAGAAAAAACAGTTAATAAAGAACTTATTTACAAAGGAAACATAACTGAATATTGGGTAGAAAAAGTTCTCTTGCCTAATGGGAAAAAAGCTGACCGTGAGATCGTAAAACATGATGGAGCCGTGGCTATTATGCCATTTACAGCAGATGGCAAAATGGTTTTTGTTAAGCAATTTCGGAAAGCCATTGAGAAGACGATTTTAGAAATTCCAGCAGGAAAAATTGATGCGACAGATAAAGAGCCGGCAGAAACGGGAAAAAGAGAACTGGAAGAGGAAACGGGTTTTCGAGCAGCACGATTTGAGTTAGAAACTTCTTTTTATACGTCACCTGGATTTACAAACGAATTGGTTTACATTTATCGGGCTGAAGGGTTAACCAAAGTGGATCAACCTCTTGCTCAAGATGAAGATGAATTTATTGAAATTCTAACGTTATCTTTTGAAGAAGCCTGGGAAGCATATGAGCAACAATTGATCATTGACTCTAAGACAGTATTTGCTCTTTTCTATTGGAAATTGACTAGGCAGACAAAGAATTAA
- a CDS encoding GNAT family N-acetyltransferase, protein MTILETDRLLLVPYTAAFIEATLLGDEKLSEVSGYTVAKEWPGVEFFFYLPFVLEEIKQEQEKEKWTRLVILKKENRIIGEVSAQGEPDKTGIAELGYGIVEPYANQGYATEASKAFLQWLTIDKKIHTVYAKTYLRHKKSQHILKKIGFVKIGEGLIGGDEPIANYKWYPMS, encoded by the coding sequence ATGACCATTTTAGAAACAGATAGACTCTTACTAGTTCCTTATACCGCTGCTTTTATTGAAGCAACTTTACTAGGTGATGAAAAGCTTTCTGAAGTTTCAGGATATACTGTTGCAAAAGAATGGCCGGGCGTCGAATTCTTTTTTTACCTACCTTTTGTATTAGAGGAAATCAAACAGGAACAAGAAAAGGAAAAGTGGACTAGGCTAGTTATTTTAAAAAAAGAAAATAGAATCATTGGAGAAGTAAGCGCACAAGGGGAACCTGATAAGACGGGTATAGCAGAATTGGGTTACGGCATCGTAGAGCCTTACGCAAATCAAGGTTATGCAACCGAAGCCTCAAAAGCTTTTTTACAGTGGTTGACTATCGATAAAAAAATACACACTGTTTACGCAAAGACCTATTTGAGACATAAAAAGTCACAACATATCTTAAAAAAAATTGGATTTGTTAAAATAGGAGAAGGTCTAATTGGTGGAGATGAGCCGATTGCAAATTATAAATGGTATCCTATGAGTTAA
- a CDS encoding 5'-methylthioadenosine/adenosylhomocysteine nucleosidase yields the protein MKIGIIGAMEEEVALLKTKMVDGKEWTQANATFISGKIAEHQVVLVQSGIGKVNAAIAATLLIAQYGADVLINTGSAGGIGQGLAVGDVVISSQLAYHDVDATVFNYEIGQVPQMPARYSADKAMIEQTTKAAKSVGLHPVNGLIVTSDFFVAGKKETEKILSHFPDALAAEMEGAAIAQVGYQFKKPFVIVRTMSDVADEEAGISFDEFIIEAGKKSASMVLELIAAID from the coding sequence ATGAAAATTGGAATTATTGGAGCTATGGAAGAGGAAGTAGCACTGCTAAAAACAAAAATGGTAGATGGAAAAGAATGGACACAAGCAAATGCAACTTTTATTTCTGGGAAAATAGCAGAACACCAAGTTGTCCTGGTTCAATCGGGTATAGGCAAAGTCAATGCGGCTATTGCTGCGACATTGTTGATTGCTCAATATGGGGCAGATGTTTTGATCAATACTGGTTCAGCAGGTGGCATCGGGCAAGGACTGGCTGTAGGCGACGTAGTTATTTCCTCACAACTGGCTTATCATGATGTAGATGCGACTGTATTCAATTATGAAATTGGACAAGTTCCCCAAATGCCTGCACGTTATTCAGCAGACAAGGCCATGATTGAACAGACAACCAAAGCTGCAAAAAGTGTCGGCTTGCATCCTGTTAATGGATTGATAGTGACTAGTGACTTTTTTGTTGCTGGAAAAAAGGAGACGGAAAAAATTCTCAGTCATTTTCCAGATGCTTTAGCAGCTGAAATGGAAGGAGCTGCAATTGCTCAAGTAGGGTATCAATTCAAGAAACCCTTTGTCATCGTAAGAACGATGTCAGATGTTGCTGATGAAGAAGCCGGTATAAGTTTTGATGAATTTATTATCGAAGCAGGGAAGAAATCAGCTAGCATGGTTTTAGAGCTAATCGCTGCAATCGATTAG
- a CDS encoding toxic anion resistance protein: MNEEKNDITSNDVPLKKVNSELDDLLANPFGEVAENAPTVKHSVEQNMVETEKADRLLDRLPEERQNQAKALAEQIDVTNVQSVMSYGAAAQQKLGEFSHAMLNHVQNQDTGEIGDSLNDLMFRLNEANPEDLRVEDHNVFKKIFGRVKKSIYEMTAKYQKIGAQIDKIGVKLDKEKNGLINDNMMLEQLYQKNKDYFDALNIYIAAGEIKMDELTDTLIPEAVKTAEKSSSQMDVQTVNDLNQFLDRLEKRTHDLKLARQMTIQQAPQIRLIQNTNQALAEKIQSSINTAIPLWKNQIAIALTLLRQKDAVTAQRQVSETTNDLLKKNSEMLKISTIETAKENERGVIDIETLQKTQNDLVETLQETLQIQKDGRIKRKEAEKELTVMETTLRDKLLELTSDQS; the protein is encoded by the coding sequence ATGAATGAAGAAAAAAATGATATCACGTCAAATGATGTCCCTTTAAAAAAAGTAAACTCTGAATTAGATGATCTATTAGCCAATCCTTTTGGAGAAGTTGCTGAAAATGCACCCACTGTAAAACATTCTGTTGAACAGAATATGGTGGAAACAGAAAAAGCTGATCGTTTGCTTGATCGCTTACCAGAAGAACGTCAAAATCAAGCCAAAGCTTTAGCTGAACAAATTGATGTGACTAATGTGCAATCTGTTATGAGTTATGGTGCTGCTGCTCAGCAAAAACTTGGAGAATTTTCTCATGCCATGTTAAATCATGTTCAGAACCAAGATACCGGAGAAATTGGAGATTCTTTAAATGATTTAATGTTTCGTTTAAACGAAGCGAACCCGGAGGATCTAAGAGTTGAAGATCATAACGTTTTTAAAAAGATATTCGGACGAGTAAAAAAATCCATTTATGAAATGACAGCTAAGTATCAAAAAATTGGCGCTCAAATTGATAAAATCGGTGTTAAACTAGACAAAGAAAAAAATGGCCTGATTAACGATAATATGATGTTGGAACAACTTTATCAAAAAAATAAAGATTATTTCGATGCATTAAATATTTATATTGCAGCTGGAGAAATCAAAATGGATGAATTAACCGATACTTTGATTCCTGAAGCAGTAAAAACGGCTGAAAAAAGTTCTAGTCAGATGGATGTTCAAACGGTAAATGATTTAAATCAGTTTTTAGACCGTTTGGAAAAAAGAACGCATGACTTAAAATTAGCTCGTCAAATGACGATTCAACAAGCTCCTCAAATACGTTTAATTCAAAATACCAATCAAGCCCTAGCTGAAAAAATCCAATCTTCCATTAACACAGCTATTCCGCTTTGGAAGAATCAAATTGCTATTGCATTAACTTTATTACGCCAAAAAGATGCAGTTACTGCTCAAAGACAAGTTTCAGAAACGACAAATGACTTATTGAAGAAAAACTCTGAAATGCTAAAAATTTCAACAATTGAAACCGCTAAAGAAAATGAACGAGGCGTTATTGATATTGAAACCTTACAAAAAACTCAAAATGATTTAGTCGAAACCCTGCAAGAAACATTGCAAATCCAAAAAGATGGCCGTATCAAACGTAAAGAAGCTGAAAAAGAATTGACTGTTATGGAAACGACTTTGAGAGATAAATTGCTAGAATTAACCAGTGATCAATCTTAA
- a CDS encoding 5-bromo-4-chloroindolyl phosphate hydrolysis family protein: MNDFLKNLNDILRYTFTSISTILIFLVLLFIFNLGLWWSLIISIGIGAFFFYKQHEASVANPKKRLRKVSSEKEAFYKSNGMSKDEIQFFRETMYAAKLQILTLEKNMHSVSKLTAIEQRNNTVHLAKSLFKEITEEPRRLNEVDKFLYVHLPSLVDLTNKYIEINLHEVKNKSTFEVLDQSATTIDEMCRLIAVDYVAFKSGDFDDMSLEVELAKKAIERDNGETNTIEDQEL; this comes from the coding sequence ATGAATGATTTCCTTAAAAATCTTAATGATATTTTACGCTATACGTTCACAAGTATCTCAACAATTTTAATCTTTTTGGTACTTCTCTTTATCTTCAACTTAGGTTTATGGTGGTCTTTAATTATCAGTATTGGAATCGGCGCTTTCTTCTTTTATAAACAACATGAAGCTAGTGTTGCCAATCCAAAGAAAAGACTACGCAAAGTTTCTTCAGAAAAAGAAGCTTTTTATAAGTCAAATGGAATGAGTAAAGACGAAATACAATTTTTTAGAGAAACTATGTATGCTGCTAAATTACAGATTTTGACTTTAGAAAAGAATATGCATTCTGTTTCTAAATTAACAGCTATTGAACAACGCAATAACACGGTTCATCTAGCTAAATCTTTATTCAAAGAAATCACTGAAGAACCGCGTCGCTTGAACGAAGTAGATAAATTTCTTTACGTACATTTGCCTTCTTTAGTTGATTTAACAAATAAATACATTGAAATCAACTTGCATGAAGTTAAAAACAAGTCTACTTTTGAAGTATTGGATCAAAGTGCTACTACTATTGATGAAATGTGCCGTCTCATTGCTGTTGATTATGTTGCTTTTAAATCAGGTGATTTTGATGATATGAGTTTGGAAGTTGAGCTTGCAAAAAAAGCCATTGAGCGCGACAATGGAGAAACCAATACTATTGAAGACCAAGAACTTTAA
- a CDS encoding GlsB/YeaQ/YmgE family stress response membrane protein — protein MMGFIWSLIVGGVLGAIAGMILGKDVPGGIIGNIIVGFIGSWIGSSLLGNWGPIIGGFAILPALIGAVILIFIFSLIVGRRK, from the coding sequence ATAATGGGATTTATTTGGTCATTAATCGTAGGTGGCGTTTTAGGAGCCATAGCAGGAATGATTTTAGGTAAAGATGTACCAGGTGGTATTATTGGTAACATTATTGTCGGATTTATTGGATCATGGATTGGTTCTTCATTGTTAGGAAACTGGGGACCGATTATTGGCGGTTTTGCTATCTTACCAGCTTTAATTGGAGCTGTAATACTAATCTTTATCTTCTCACTTATTGTGGGCAGACGTAAATAA
- a CDS encoding GAF domain-containing protein → MSKEANYRITNKQLAAVIGSETNLIANLSNAAALLFENLPDINWSGFYLYEESSGELVLGPFQGKVACIRIGIGKGVCGTAFEKNKTLLVEDVNQFQGHIACDAASQSEIVIPLTINGKKIGVLDIDAPITNRFDKVDQQFLEQFVKILLKNNQA, encoded by the coding sequence TTGTCAAAAGAAGCAAATTATCGGATAACAAATAAACAATTAGCCGCTGTAATCGGTTCTGAGACCAATTTAATTGCTAATTTAAGTAATGCGGCTGCTTTACTGTTCGAAAATTTACCAGATATCAATTGGTCAGGTTTTTACCTATATGAAGAATCTTCAGGCGAATTGGTTTTAGGACCGTTTCAAGGAAAAGTCGCTTGTATTCGAATTGGAATTGGAAAAGGCGTATGCGGAACAGCTTTTGAAAAAAACAAAACGCTGCTTGTTGAAGACGTTAATCAATTTCAAGGACATATTGCTTGTGATGCAGCCAGTCAGTCTGAAATCGTTATTCCATTAACAATAAACGGTAAAAAAATAGGCGTCTTAGATATTGATGCTCCAATCACAAATCGTTTTGATAAAGTCGATCAACAGTTTTTGGAACAATTCGTGAAGATTCTCTTAAAAAATAACCAAGCATAG
- a CDS encoding YueI family protein: protein MSSDNVQDYLNKGMYGANQTNPEERRKYLGSLRERIYLSMTIEQVISKNYLSTLKKEIIAHPNHTLLLNGTIDMENLEAYIQLSNQLHCPFRMVSDENAKKTSIGLVYVAKEAVNVEVIDVSKKQKPAEETTAEKKVPEKKSFFKRFFS from the coding sequence ATGAGTTCTGATAATGTACAAGATTATTTAAATAAAGGAATGTATGGTGCTAATCAAACGAACCCGGAAGAAAGACGGAAATATCTCGGAAGCTTGAGAGAGCGTATTTATTTATCTATGACAATAGAACAAGTTATTTCAAAAAACTATCTAAGCACATTAAAAAAAGAAATAATTGCACATCCTAATCATACCCTTTTGTTAAATGGAACGATTGACATGGAAAATTTAGAAGCTTATATCCAATTGAGCAATCAATTACATTGTCCTTTTAGAATGGTATCTGATGAAAATGCTAAAAAGACTTCGATTGGGTTGGTTTACGTAGCGAAAGAAGCGGTTAACGTCGAAGTTATTGATGTTTCTAAAAAGCAAAAACCGGCTGAAGAAACAACTGCAGAAAAAAAAGTTCCTGAGAAAAAATCATTTTTCAAACGATTCTTTTCTTAA
- a CDS encoding SRPBCC family protein, with the protein MASEYYSLTVETPIFKVWENLKNPANWLLFLPGFKQLTQLSPDSHQVNLSLLLGSVERDTLLTFHFTTDSQQNLISFTFSSTNGKVTGYGKLSVTALSNEKTLLETFLDITLKGKTSLLLAPALSSIKKKWAYELLTQMKEFLEQKNE; encoded by the coding sequence ATGGCTAGTGAATACTACTCTTTAACGGTTGAAACTCCTATTTTTAAGGTCTGGGAAAATCTCAAGAATCCTGCAAATTGGTTACTTTTTTTACCTGGTTTTAAACAACTTACTCAACTTTCACCAGATTCGCATCAAGTAAATCTTTCATTATTACTTGGCTCTGTAGAACGCGATACTCTTTTGACTTTTCATTTCACGACTGATTCGCAGCAAAACCTGATTTCTTTTACGTTTTCTTCAACAAATGGAAAAGTTACCGGGTATGGAAAATTGTCAGTCACTGCTCTTTCAAATGAAAAAACTCTCTTAGAAACTTTTTTAGATATAACATTAAAAGGAAAAACGAGTTTACTGCTTGCCCCGGCATTATCTTCTATTAAAAAGAAGTGGGCATATGAACTGCTAACACAAATGAAAGAATTTCTAGAGCAAAAAAACGAGTAA
- a CDS encoding DUF1054 domain-containing protein — MSLVTFTTDDFDIFLIDGLEPRMGAIRKMIQPKFKELGQLISTELSDALQVDSLPVHIAQHLRRSKNPPKDTWCAIGGDNRGYKRYPHFQLGLYHSHLFMWLAFIDNPQFEEEMAQSFIENPFNLEQLTTDYVVSFDHTKENVTAMQEADLIKGLSKWRDVKKGEFLVGRQLMAEDPIFNDPQALQEFILSTFQQLIPLYRQAMKAYPLAKVK, encoded by the coding sequence ATGAGCTTAGTAACATTTACAACCGATGATTTTGATATTTTTTTAATTGATGGATTGGAGCCTCGAATGGGTGCTATTCGGAAAATGATTCAACCAAAATTTAAAGAACTAGGACAGCTTATTTCAACAGAATTAAGTGATGCTTTACAAGTAGATTCTTTACCAGTACATATTGCTCAACATTTAAGGCGTTCAAAAAACCCGCCAAAAGATACTTGGTGTGCAATTGGTGGAGATAACCGCGGCTATAAAAGGTATCCCCATTTTCAACTTGGTTTGTATCATTCTCATCTGTTTATGTGGTTAGCTTTTATCGATAATCCTCAATTCGAAGAAGAAATGGCTCAGAGCTTTATTGAAAATCCTTTTAATCTAGAACAATTAACAACAGACTATGTTGTATCTTTTGATCACACCAAAGAAAATGTTACAGCTATGCAAGAGGCAGACCTGATTAAAGGATTAAGTAAATGGAGAGACGTTAAAAAAGGAGAATTTTTAGTTGGAAGACAGCTGATGGCAGAGGATCCTATTTTTAACGATCCTCAAGCGTTGCAAGAATTTATTTTGTCGACTTTTCAACAATTGATTCCCTTATACCGACAAGCAATGAAGGCTTATCCATTAGCTAAGGTAAAATAA